TAGTTATTTCTCTGTCTTGTATGAGGTTAAGACCTCCATCAGCTATTCCCTTAATTTCTTTTGCCATTTAATACATCTCCTTTGTGGTAGCTGATATAACGTAATAGAGTTATATTATTTTTATGATATCGATTAGCAAAAGATCGTGAAAATAAAATTCAGACCGTCTTTGAAAGAGAGTTCCAAAAAATAGCGTATGTGCTGATTAGAAATTCATTAGTTCCTTTATGTTTGTAGTTTTGAAACTCTTTATTAGAATTGAACCAATAACGCTTGAAATAATAATCAGAATTATCCTCTCGATAGGATATACCCAAAAGATCGTTGTCCAAATAGTTTTAAAAGCCTCATATGGAATTGAATTTAAAAGCTGACCTAGAATTGTTTCAAATAGAATACTACCTGTCAAATGTTGTATGAAAGTACCTATAAGGGATAGAACGAGCATTCCGATCGATATTAGCTTAGCCTCAGAGCTTTTGATCCATGTAACTGCTTTCCTAGATAATGGAGATAGTAGTACTATGAATGCAAGGATGTGCATCCATGCAAATGGGATACTAAGGTTTGTTTCTGAGATAGATATATTTACGAACTGCAGAGTGTATGGATGCAAATAGAAAATTAATAATAAAGCAAGGTTAATGATTGAAGCAAAGATCCATTTTTTCCTAACTAGAAATCCTAAAGTCATTGCATTCAAAAAAGCCGGGAGGAAATCTAGACCTAAAAACACAGGTGGCTTTCCTAAACCAATCGCTAGGAAAGTTCCAATGGCTATGCTCAATGGGCCAGTAAATGGTCCTAAAATTATTCCATAGATTGGTGCTAAAGCATCTGATATAGAAAAAAACACTCCGGCCATCCCGACCATGGGAAATGTTGGTAATAATCGCAGGATCAAGTACAATACAGAAAAAACGGATGCTAATGCAATCTTTCTGTTTGTTATATACTTCGAAGGCAGGATCTTCACCTTTATAACGTGAAAATAATTTGCTTTCCACAAATAGCTATATAAAGCTTCAGATAATCTCGTATTTCCTATAAGTTTTGAAAAGTCTCAAATCCAATAAATCCAATACAATTTTTTAATTATACATGCTTTGTAATTGTTATCTATAATTTCAAAGTTCCAATATCTTCAGGAGATGTTTATTTGGTAAATTATAATCTAAAAATTGGTACCCAGGGGCCAATTTTCCCGCCATTCGACAATGTTATAAAGACTATGAAAAAACTCGACGAAATCTATGATTCAGTTTGGTGGCCAGATCACTTAATGGGATGGATTCCTGATGCACTATGGAAGCCTAATATGATAGACGTAGCTGAATTTCAAAAGAGCCCACATACGTTCTTAGAGCCTCTCACAATAATGGCTGCGGTTGCAAATCATACTTCAAAAACATTACTTGGCACAGCGGTTACTGAAACCTTTAGAAGACATCCAGCAATGTTAGCTCAAGCTTTTCTTACACTCGATAATATATCTAAAGGTAGAGTTATTCTAGGTTTAGGAGCAGGAGAAGCGGAAAACATAATTCCTTACGGAATAAAGTGGCATTCACCTGCTAGAAGGCTCCAAGAGAGTATTGAAATCATTAGACTTCTTTGGTCAGGAAAGAAGATTGATTATGACGGAAAAATTTGGAAGTTTAAAAACGCTATTCTATCCTTGCCTTCATATAATCAAGGTCAATATCCACCCATTTGGATTGGAGCCCATTCTAAAAGGACTATGGAAATAACAGGAAAATTGGGGGATGGTTGGATTCCAGAGCATCTAGAAGTGGATGAATATTTTGAAAAACTAACTCAAATTAGAGAAGTTGCTAAAAAAGAAGGGAGAGAACCTGAAGACGTTACACCGGCTCTGCTTACTTCTTTAATACTAAGTGAAGACCATGAAGCTTGCCACAGTATGTTTAATAGCGCTGCAGCGAAAGCCTATGCTCTATTGACTCCTAACGAGAGATATGTAAAATATGGCTACCAGCATCCTTTCGGTGAATTTGATGCTTACAAAGAGTATATTCCGATAAATGTGAGTGAGAAAGAGATCTTATCTGCTTTAGATAAGGTTCCAGAGGAAATATGTGAGCATAGGTATATTCATGGAAATGCAGATGAAGCTATCAAAGCAATTGAGGAATATGCAGAGAAAGGCTTAGAACATATAATTCTATGGAATTTAACTCCCTTATGCGATTATAAAAAAACTAAAGAGTCCTTTAAAATTCAACTTGAAGTTGTTCAATATTTTAAAGAAAATAAATAAAAAGGCGCTTAGAAAAAGCGCTTCTTATTTTTTTAGCTCAGTAAATAATTTTTCTTTCTTTACCATATTCCCATGATAATTCAGGTCTGAATTTGTCTTCATGTTTTGGATACTTGTATCTTCCCATATCAGAGTCGGTTGGATATTCAAATTTCCCTCCCCACTGCATAATGATTGTCTTAATCCAAGGAGCTTTTTCACGAACTATTCTTTCCACTTCAAGTGGATCACCTTGGACAGTAGACCAGTTGTCATAGTGCACCGGGATTAGGACTTTGGTCTTAAGTGCTTTTGCGACTCTAAAGCAATCATAAGATGTCATCTTATCAGTCATTCCGTCAGGGTTATCCCCAAAAGCAACTAAAGCTAGGTCAATATCAAATTCCTTCCCATGTTTGAAGAACATATTAGAATAATGCGAGTCTCCTGCATCGTATATGTTCCCAGCAGAAGTCTTAAAGACGTAATTCAGAGTTGCTTTGTTAAATTCCTTTGCCGGATCATCTACTTCAAACAGAACAGTTTTATCAGCAGATTCTGTGGCAACTATTTCTACATCCTTTATTTTATAAGAGTCGCCAACATTTACTTCGACAATCCTTTCCTTTGGAACCCCGTATTCAACAAATTTTAGACATGATTTGGGCGGACCTATGAATTTACAATCTGTATTTTTTATCAATGGCTTTATCGTGTAAATATCACAATGGTCTAGATGATCATGCGTTGATACTAATGCATCAACCTCTTTGAAAGCAAATGGATCTACGACATGTGGGTTGAGTCTAAGCCACACTTGGCTTTTAGCCCCTGTCTGTTTCATAACTCCTGCCCATTTGTGTCGCTCCCAGGTTGCTGCAATTGAAGGACCGCTATAATTGTCAATCAAGAGATTTGCATTCTTTGGAGTCTTAAGGAAAAATGAGCAGGCTCCAAACCACCAAAGTGCGAAAGTATTAGACTTTACTACTGTATTCTCAATCTCTTCGTTAAGAAAGGTCCCCCACTCTGGAAATACTTCGGATAGCCAAGTCTGCCTATCTATTTCCCTATTTGTTGTCATCAATTCAATTTTATCAATTAGTCCACCAAAACTTTTCTCTTTACTCATGAAAAATACCATCCTTTTATTTTTGTTAGATTAATCTAAAAGTTATAAATGAATCTTTCAAATGGAAAACGTAGCAAGCAAAAAAACAGATTAAAAACTCTTGAACATTAAAAGCAAATCAAGAGAACTTTTTATTAATGGCAAGATCGTTCGTTATCAAGAATATTTTCCTAGCTAAAGGGAGTTGCTTTGAGCAATTTAATTAGATGCCCTAAATGTGGTTTTCAGTTCGATTTAAGTTATTCACGCACTTTCGCTTGTTCTGGTTGTCCTTCAGCTTCCTTAGGGAATTGCGGAATGATTAAATGCCCAAAATGTGAAAATGAATTTCCAAGCAATTGATTAAAGCAATTCTATTAATTATATTAATATGCGGTTCCAGTGGAAAATATTCCCCACCGCAAAAACAATTAAAAATCTAGTAAGTGCATGCGTTTTCAATAATTAATTTCGAATGCTAATTTCATTTTGAACGGTTCAAATTTGGATGCTCGCACCAAGGTACCCGACGACGACGAAAAAAATTATTTTCTAAAGCGTGCACTTTTGTGGGAGTGAAATAATAACCATCCTCCGAAGGTTATTTCAAACAGCATCATCAACGGGAATCCAATCTTGAAAAGGATGTCAAAGCCAGGTTCTACGAATTTTATCCCGCTACCAACGACTGAGAGAGCACTAGCTGTAAGCCCTAACCAAGCAATTATAGTTGGTATTGCTTTGCGTGTGACAAACAAGATGCAGTACGCTAGTGCGCCAATGGCGAGCAGGGCCAAGGCCAATGGGAATGTAAGGTTTTTCGTTTGCAGGATGACATTAGCTGAAGCACTCAATACAATCTTCTCAGCATAACTAGCATCCGCGTATTCCTTTGCCATATCGATAAGCTGCAGAAAGTTTATCTCATTATAGATATGTATCAAGGCTTCTCCTAGACGGAAGATGGTCGCCATAACCATTAGTAATTTGTTATATGAACTGAAAACGAAGTACAACATTACAATAAGAGCAATAATACTAACATGCGATATGAGCGCCGAGACGATGCTTATCAGGAATTGATTCGGATTATCATTAATCATTAGAAGCTTGGCGACTGGATCCTCTTCACCTATCTTATTACCCAATGCCACACTCGCGGCATTGGTAACCAAGATAAACAGAAATAGAAATCCACACAATCTCTTCGCGAAGCTTTTAGTAATCATATGAAGGCCTACATTCATTCAGCATTTGTACTTCTTTCGCTTTTCTACAATAAAGCGCGCGCATATTCTGTTATGAGCTTACAATGTGGAAAGGTCGCTAAATATTTTACCCCAGTTTGTAGAGTTTGACACCAGCGGCTATATTCCAGATACCTGATAGGACTAGTCCAGTAATTGGTATTATGACTGGGGCCCCCATTATTGCCAAGGGAGGTGCAAAGATGGTTATGATGCCTGCAACTATAGCCAAGTAGCCTATGCCCTTACTGAAGACTCCCTTCAGCATGGTAAAGCCTATAATGATGACCGCAATATTAAGGAGGATCATAGCCATGGTTGCGTAAATATTTTCTAATCCTAATGCGCGGGTTGCTGATGCTATGTATGCCGCTCGCAGGGTCTCGCTGGTTGTAGCCATGTACTTACCGCTTAATGGGAGTAGAGATATGATCTGGCCACGCGAAACAAGGAACATGGGCACAGCTGCCAATCCAAATCCAGTGGCTATCAGCATATGGATCTTATTGACATTCTTCAAAGAGAGATAGAGCCCCAATATTCCGAACAACAGAAGTACCTCTCCAATGATTGCTATAAGGAAACTAATGGTTGGGGGGATGGGATTATTAAGGACTGCCTCTGGAGTTAGTACAAGAGGTTGTTGCGTGATGATTTTGGAGAGAACGAACATATAGAGGAGAACTCCACTCGTCGCGAGGGAGAAACCCCCTACCTTATAAAAACCCTTCCAAGATGGATCTACACTCATATGAAACACCTTATGGTACTTTTTGTCTATGTTCTATAAAAAAGATTTAATCTGTTCGTCGTCGTGGGTACCTTGGTGCGCGACGACGACGAACAAAAATAGAATACAAAACCTCTAATGAGATTGAGGAAGAAGCAAAATGCTAATAGAAGAATTATGATGGGTACTAAGAACTATCAATTCCATTTAAGATACGATATTATCAAGTTTTAACAATATGGTTAATCTATGGCACGCTAATTCATATTTCCTAAAAAAAAGGTTTGAGTGGGGCGATATGAGTATAGAAGGTTCGCCCTCAATTATAACAAACTAATCTGATTTGTTGAGTTTTATCTCCATTGTCGAAACATTTCTTGTATCTCCGCTTTCTCCAATAACATCTGTCCCTATTGCAATATCGCCGACAGTCAATTGGTCATTAAAGAATCGCCTTCGACAGACCTCAACTACATCCACAGCACGGCTTATTGCGTTCCCTCTAGCCTTCACTGTCAATTCACTCATGTTGCCAGAGAAATGCATCATGACCGCAGTCACATAACTCATCACCGGCTTACTCCCAACAAATATTGAATCTTTTGGAAATTGAGATCTAGACTTTTTATTATCGATTGATTCAGATTTAACATCAGTCTCAGTCATCTTCTTTTCACCTCCGATTATCGTCCAGAAATTGAAGTCTATTTTTTGCAAATCCTGTTAGACTTATAGTTTTTTAACGTTCTTCGCTCTAGGTCCTCTGTCCTCTTGGACAACATCAAAAGAGACCTTGTCTCCTTCGTTAAGCTCTGCACTATCTTGGATATCATCACTATGTACATACGCATCTTTACCGCCTTCAGCAGTAGAGATAAATCCATAGCCTCTTGGAGAGTTGAAGAATTTAATTTGGCCTTCCATTGTATCATTACACCTCCGTTATGTATTCTTGGTCTAGTTGCAGAAAAAGTAGCTTTGGCTGTCACGCTCTTAAGCACGAAATAAATAAATTTCCCTACAAAATTGACGACTAATAAGAGTTAGCTACTACTTTTAAAGGTTTGTACATATCCTATAGTGCGTGTTAAGACAAAAAGAATAGAGAATTGTCTATATCATATGATATTAATTCACATGCATTAGTCCCAATACGTTAATATGCAATGGTTAAACTTCATACCTTATCTAAAGAATTAAGTGACCACCCTGGCAAAGTTCGAAAAAACACTACAACTTACAAAGTGCGCGCGTGCTGATCAGAAGGCCAAAGATGGCATCTTGAAAAATAGCATATCTAGGAAATGTCCCGAATGTAGTAGCCTGAATTTTATAAGGGATTATGACATTGCAGAAATTGTATGCATGAACTGTGGTTACGTAATAGAT
The genomic region above belongs to Candidatus Bathyarchaeota archaeon and contains:
- the ulaG gene encoding L-ascorbate 6-phosphate lactonase → MSKEKSFGGLIDKIELMTTNREIDRQTWLSEVFPEWGTFLNEEIENTVVKSNTFALWWFGACSFFLKTPKNANLLIDNYSGPSIAATWERHKWAGVMKQTGAKSQVWLRLNPHVVDPFAFKEVDALVSTHDHLDHCDIYTIKPLIKNTDCKFIGPPKSCLKFVEYGVPKERIVEVNVGDSYKIKDVEIVATESADKTVLFEVDDPAKEFNKATLNYVFKTSAGNIYDAGDSHYSNMFFKHGKEFDIDLALVAFGDNPDGMTDKMTSYDCFRVAKALKTKVLIPVHYDNWSTVQGDPLEVERIVREKAPWIKTIIMQWGGKFEYPTDSDMGRYKYPKHEDKFRPELSWEYGKERKIIY
- a CDS encoding cold shock domain-containing protein, whose product is MEGQIKFFNSPRGYGFISTAEGGKDAYVHSDDIQDSAELNEGDKVSFDVVQEDRGPRAKNVKKL
- the albA gene encoding DNA-binding protein Alba; the encoded protein is MQKIDFNFWTIIGGEKKMTETDVKSESIDNKKSRSQFPKDSIFVGSKPVMSYVTAVMMHFSGNMSELTVKARGNAISRAVDVVEVCRRRFFNDQLTVGDIAIGTDVIGESGDTRNVSTMEIKLNKSD
- a CDS encoding DUF4386 domain-containing protein is translated as MSVDPSWKGFYKVGGFSLATSGVLLYMFVLSKIITQQPLVLTPEAVLNNPIPPTISFLIAIIGEVLLLFGILGLYLSLKNVNKIHMLIATGFGLAAVPMFLVSRGQIISLLPLSGKYMATTSETLRAAYIASATRALGLENIYATMAMILLNIAVIIIGFTMLKGVFSKGIGYLAIVAGIITIFAPPLAIMGAPVIIPITGLVLSGIWNIAAGVKLYKLG
- a CDS encoding DUF4386 domain-containing protein; translated protein: MITKSFAKRLCGFLFLFILVTNAASVALGNKIGEEDPVAKLLMINDNPNQFLISIVSALISHVSIIALIVMLYFVFSSYNKLLMVMATIFRLGEALIHIYNEINFLQLIDMAKEYADASYAEKIVLSASANVILQTKNLTFPLALALLAIGALAYCILFVTRKAIPTIIAWLGLTASALSVVGSGIKFVEPGFDILFKIGFPLMMLFEITFGGWLLFHSHKSARFRK
- a CDS encoding LLM class flavin-dependent oxidoreductase gives rise to the protein MVNYNLKIGTQGPIFPPFDNVIKTMKKLDEIYDSVWWPDHLMGWIPDALWKPNMIDVAEFQKSPHTFLEPLTIMAAVANHTSKTLLGTAVTETFRRHPAMLAQAFLTLDNISKGRVILGLGAGEAENIIPYGIKWHSPARRLQESIEIIRLLWSGKKIDYDGKIWKFKNAILSLPSYNQGQYPPIWIGAHSKRTMEITGKLGDGWIPEHLEVDEYFEKLTQIREVAKKEGREPEDVTPALLTSLILSEDHEACHSMFNSAAAKAYALLTPNERYVKYGYQHPFGEFDAYKEYIPINVSEKEILSALDKVPEEICEHRYIHGNADEAIKAIEEYAEKGLEHIILWNLTPLCDYKKTKESFKIQLEVVQYFKENK